Genomic segment of Mucilaginibacter sabulilitoris:
TTGGTTTTACTACTTATATTTAATACGGGTTGATAATAATGGGCTATCCATAAGGTATAATCATCAAAATATCCCTGCAGATAGTCCTGGTAAAAGCTGATATTGGTATAAATAATAGGTTTTACCCCGGTTTTATTTTCTATATACGTAACAAAAGAGGATAACTGCTCGCGCATTTTGGCAGGCGAAGTTTTATAAAGCTGCTCCACATCAACCACCATGGGCAAATCGCCTTTTTCAACTTTTACGGTTTGCAAAAAGAACCGGGCCTGCCACAGGCCGCTTTTATGTGGCAAAAAAAAATGATATGCTCCGCAGATAATACCGGCCTTGGGTGCCTCGCGCCAATTACGTTGAAAGTAGGGGTCCATGCTTAAAACGCCCTCGGTAGCTTTTATAAAGGCAAAAGTGATATGCACCCCATCGTCATTCATAGCCTTTACCTTTTGCCAGTTTATCTTACCCTGATAGGACGAAACATCAATACCGTGAATAGTATAGCCCGATGGGATACGTACGTTAAAGTTTTTATATGTGCGGTATTTGGTATCCTGACCGATGTCTAAAATCCAGCGCCAGGTTGCGCTAAAGCTTCTTAACACATACCCATAATAAAAAGGCGAAAGCAGTATCAGCAATAAACCGGCAATAGCAATTCTCCAGTAAACAGCAGTGGTTTGCTCCTTTTTCTTTTGAGCTGCGGTTTTTCTTTTAGCGGGTGCTTTTGCTTTTTGCGGCACTTTATCTTTTTTAGCAGGTACAGGTGGTTTTTTAACAGGAGGCGGCACGGCACAAACTTACAAAATTGCAGGTATGCATCTGCAATTGGGGTTATAATATATTATGAGGATTGTTTTTAAAATGGGTTATTTTTAACTGAAACATCTGCGCCATTTTCCCTGCCCGCCACTTGGCTTCGTCCGCTTTGTCACCGGTAAATAAGTCATCAACAGTAGCAGAAAATAAGTTGAGCCAGGTATCAAAATGTTCAGCATCAACCGGTAGCTGTGCATGAGGTGGAAAAGGGGCGCCGTTATAGGTATACTCTTCCAGCAAAACGGTTTGCCAAAAACGGTACATTTTTTCCAGATGCGGAAGCCAATGCCCGCCTAAACGCTCATTAAAAATGGGAGCCAACAGGTGGTTAATAGCTACTTTATTGTA
This window contains:
- a CDS encoding glycoside hydrolase family 25 protein: MPPPVKKPPVPAKKDKVPQKAKAPAKRKTAAQKKKEQTTAVYWRIAIAGLLLILLSPFYYGYVLRSFSATWRWILDIGQDTKYRTYKNFNVRIPSGYTIHGIDVSSYQGKINWQKVKAMNDDGVHITFAFIKATEGVLSMDPYFQRNWREAPKAGIICGAYHFFLPHKSGLWQARFFLQTVKVEKGDLPMVVDVEQLYKTSPAKMREQLSSFVTYIENKTGVKPIIYTNISFYQDYLQGYFDDYTLWIAHYYQPVLNISSKTNWQFWQHSDKARINGISQKVDFNIFKGDSTAFHKLLIP
- a CDS encoding group III truncated hemoglobin, producing MGHKQDISTLDDIKLLVDTFYNKVAINHLLAPIFNERLGGHWLPHLEKMYRFWQTVLLEEYTYNGAPFPPHAQLPVDAEHFDTWLNLFSATVDDLFTGDKADEAKWRAGKMAQMFQLKITHFKNNPHNIL